In Ostrea edulis chromosome 10, xbOstEdul1.1, whole genome shotgun sequence, one genomic interval encodes:
- the LOC130046292 gene encoding uncharacterized protein LOC130046292 — MICAYVLALGFISLAHGCSWIPKVDQQDYCYATYVFEAEVKETPTLEYSYYKHDIAVKKAYKFDGNKEDVLAFRTLYGDGPGYSCGEEILTKGKSYLIYANKSDGKLHISQYRSMENVNNADIERMTTKYDCNCTIVFNYSKLLGNGPGIELPPPTMNECNVPTKYCSRGAYCKRNSDGQCAWGTLGDCY; from the exons ATGATTTGCGCATATGTTCTAGCTTTAGGTTTCATTTCCCTGGCACACGGATGTAGTTGGATTCCCAAAGTTGACCAGCAAGACTATTGCTATGCGACATACG TTTTCGAGGCTGAAGTGAAAGAGACACCTACCTTGGAGTACTCATATTACAAACATGATATAGCTGTCAAAAAGGCATACAAG TTTGATGGTAACAAAGAAGACGTCCTGGCCTTTAGAACTCTGTATGGAGACGGACCAGGTTATTCTTGTGGGGAAGAGATTCTGACGAAAGGGAAATCCTATCTTATATACG CAAACAAAAGCGACGGTAAATTACATATTAGCCAATACAGATCAATGGAAAACGTCAACAACGCTGATATAGAACGGATGACTACAAAATACGACTGTAACTGTACG ATTGTATTCAATTACTCAAAACTGCTGGGTAACGGTCCGGGGATTGAACTACCCCCGCCAACAATGAACGAGTGTAATGTTCCTACAAAGTACTGTTCACGGGGAGCCTACTGCAAACGTAACTCCGATGGACAATGTGCATGGGGTACTCTCGGCGACTGCTATTAA
- the LOC130046470 gene encoding uncharacterized protein LOC130046470 isoform X2 gives MRQSLRTHLVFEAEVNETPILDYSRTYYEHDISVKNAYKFDGNEEEVFAFRTLYGDGPGFSCGKGFLTKGKSYLIYAKRFGVNLHISEYQSMEYVNDTDIERITKKYDCSCTIVFNYPKVLGNGPGIELPPPTMNKCNVPTNYNCLRTWYCKRNSDGRCTWGTLGNCHYM, from the exons ATGAGGCAGTCACTGCGGACCCATCTCG TTTTCGAGGCTGAAGTAAATGAGACACCTATTCTGGATTACTCAAGGACATATTACGAACATGATATATCTGTCAAAAATGCGTACAAG TTCGATGGTAACGAAGAAGAAGTCTTCGCCTTTAGAACTCTGTATGGAGACGGACCAGGTTTCTCTTGTGGGAAAGGTTTTTTGACGAAAGGGAAATCCTATCTTATATACG CAAAAAGGTTTGGCGTTAATTTACATATTAGCGAATACCAATCAATGGAATACGTCAACGACACTGATATAGAACGGATAACTAAAAAATACGACTGTAGCTGTACG ATTGTATTCAATTACCCCAAAGTGCTGGGTAACGGTCCGGGGATTGAACTACCCCCGCCAACAATGAACAAGTGTAATGTTCCTACAAACTACAACTGCCTACGGACGTGGTACTGCAAACGTAACTCCGATGGCCGCTGTACCTGGGGGACTCTTGGTAACTGccattacatgtaa
- the LOC130046470 gene encoding uncharacterized protein LOC130046470 isoform X3 translates to MTRKIIAMRHTFDGNEEEVFAFRTLYGDGPGFSCGKGFLTKGKSYLIYAKRFGVNLHISEYQSMEYVNDTDIERITKKYDCSCTIVFNYPKVLGNGPGIELPPPTMNKCNVPTNYNCLRTWYCKRNSDGRCTWGTLGNCHYM, encoded by the exons ATGACCAGGAAGATTATTGCTATGCGACATACG TTCGATGGTAACGAAGAAGAAGTCTTCGCCTTTAGAACTCTGTATGGAGACGGACCAGGTTTCTCTTGTGGGAAAGGTTTTTTGACGAAAGGGAAATCCTATCTTATATACG CAAAAAGGTTTGGCGTTAATTTACATATTAGCGAATACCAATCAATGGAATACGTCAACGACACTGATATAGAACGGATAACTAAAAAATACGACTGTAGCTGTACG ATTGTATTCAATTACCCCAAAGTGCTGGGTAACGGTCCGGGGATTGAACTACCCCCGCCAACAATGAACAAGTGTAATGTTCCTACAAACTACAACTGCCTACGGACGTGGTACTGCAAACGTAACTCCGATGGCCGCTGTACCTGGGGGACTCTTGGTAACTGccattacatgtaa
- the LOC130046470 gene encoding uncharacterized protein LOC130046470 isoform X1 — MRQSLRTHLGKLILRMISVYVLTLGFIALTQGCTWIPTYDQEDYCYATYVFEAEVNETPILDYSRTYYEHDISVKNAYKFDGNEEEVFAFRTLYGDGPGFSCGKGFLTKGKSYLIYAKRFGVNLHISEYQSMEYVNDTDIERITKKYDCSCTIVFNYPKVLGNGPGIELPPPTMNKCNVPTNYNCLRTWYCKRNSDGRCTWGTLGNCHYM, encoded by the exons ATGAGGCAGTCACTGCGGACCCATCTCGGTAAGCTTATTCTAAGGATGATTTCCGTATATGTTTTAACTTTAGGTTTCATTGCCCTGACACAGGGATGCACTTGGATTCCCACCTATGACCAGGAAGATTATTGCTATGCGACATACG TTTTCGAGGCTGAAGTAAATGAGACACCTATTCTGGATTACTCAAGGACATATTACGAACATGATATATCTGTCAAAAATGCGTACAAG TTCGATGGTAACGAAGAAGAAGTCTTCGCCTTTAGAACTCTGTATGGAGACGGACCAGGTTTCTCTTGTGGGAAAGGTTTTTTGACGAAAGGGAAATCCTATCTTATATACG CAAAAAGGTTTGGCGTTAATTTACATATTAGCGAATACCAATCAATGGAATACGTCAACGACACTGATATAGAACGGATAACTAAAAAATACGACTGTAGCTGTACG ATTGTATTCAATTACCCCAAAGTGCTGGGTAACGGTCCGGGGATTGAACTACCCCCGCCAACAATGAACAAGTGTAATGTTCCTACAAACTACAACTGCCTACGGACGTGGTACTGCAAACGTAACTCCGATGGCCGCTGTACCTGGGGGACTCTTGGTAACTGccattacatgtaa